AAAAACGGGAAGTATGATATTCTCCTTTTGGATTTTCTGATGTCACCTGTATGCGGTGACCAGGTTGTGGAACAGATACGGTCGTTTAACCGGGATATTTACATTATTCTTCTGACAGGGCACAAAAGTATGGCGCCGCCGCTTAAGACGATCCGTGAACTTGAAATTCAGGGATATTATGAAAAAAGTGACCGGTTCGACCAGCTGGAGCTTCTTGTGGAGTCCTGCGTTAAATCCATTTTGCAGATGAGAACGATACAGAACTATAAAAACGGGCTCTCACTGATGATGGATGTACTTCCTCAGATTTATGATCTGGATGCCACGCAGTCTGTGTGCGGCAGTATTCTGGAAGCAGCGATGCGGATCTTCAAGGCGGAGAGCAGTTTTATTGTTTTAAATGAGATGCCGTACAAATTCATGGAGGCAAACATACAGAAAACGACTGGGACAATCTCAGATGCCGAGATCGCGGAAATTATCCGGGATGTTGAGTTTGGTGAAAGACTCACAGAGCAGAAGGGAAATTATCTTCTCGCAGCGATTGAGAATGAGAGACATCAGGCGATTGGCATTCTGGGCATTGGTCTTAAAAATAAAACAGAATATGTGCAGGTGCAGCTGATGGAAATATTTGCAAGACAGATTTCTTCTGCTCTTCATAACAATCAGCTACACTTGCTTGTCAGTGAACAGAATCAGGAACTGACGAGGGCGTATGCGCAGCTGAATGAGAGCTATATGGAGATTATCGGTGCGATGCGTACGATCGTTGATGAGCGGGACATCTATACAAGGGGTCATTCAGACCGGGTATCCTGCCTGGCAGAGGCGCTTGCACGGCAGATGGGAAAAGATAAGAAATTCATTGAACGGGTTAAGCTGGCGGGGCTGTTCCATGACATTGGAAAGGTTGGGATTTCTGACCGTATTTTGCTGAAGCCGGAAAAGCTCACTTTTGAAGAGTATGCGGATATCAAAAAACATTCTGATAAGGGAGCTAAGATCCTTGCCGCTATCACGCTGTTTTCTGATATCGTTCCCATCGTGCATGCACATCATGAGCGCATCGACGGAAAGGGATATCCCGATGGACTGAAAGGAGATGAGATCCCGGCTGAATCGAAGATTATCGCTGTGGCTGATTCATTCGACGCCATGACTTCCAATCGTCAGTACCGGAGTAATATGACACTGGGACAGGCGATAGAGGAATTGAAAAATGGCAGCGGAACACAGTTTGCGCCGGAGGTGGTGGAAGCGTTTTTACAGCTGTGCGAGGAGTGCGGACAGGACAGGTTCTGCGACATGTATGCAGTGAAGGAGGAGAGGTTATAGAATATGAAAA
The Ruminococcus gauvreauii genome window above contains:
- a CDS encoding HD domain-containing response regulator, which codes for MRRSRDTVHKNISILTLDDDAIMTSTLQAYFQRSGYDVDVENDPYRAIERVKNGKYDILLLDFLMSPVCGDQVVEQIRSFNRDIYIILLTGHKSMAPPLKTIRELEIQGYYEKSDRFDQLELLVESCVKSILQMRTIQNYKNGLSLMMDVLPQIYDLDATQSVCGSILEAAMRIFKAESSFIVLNEMPYKFMEANIQKTTGTISDAEIAEIIRDVEFGERLTEQKGNYLLAAIENERHQAIGILGIGLKNKTEYVQVQLMEIFARQISSALHNNQLHLLVSEQNQELTRAYAQLNESYMEIIGAMRTIVDERDIYTRGHSDRVSCLAEALARQMGKDKKFIERVKLAGLFHDIGKVGISDRILLKPEKLTFEEYADIKKHSDKGAKILAAITLFSDIVPIVHAHHERIDGKGYPDGLKGDEIPAESKIIAVADSFDAMTSNRQYRSNMTLGQAIEELKNGSGTQFAPEVVEAFLQLCEECGQDRFCDMYAVKEERL